The genomic stretch TTCTATAAGATATTGGATTCCCTGGGTCTGCTTATTTCAATGGAAACCCTGTATGGGGAGACGGTTCTCTACCTTTCTCCCTGGATCTCTCTGGCGGCGGCCATTTTGATCTCAGCCCTGGCGGCATACATCCTGGGTGTCCCTGTTTTACACCTGAAGGGTCACTATCGGGCCATGGCCACCATGGGATTTGGTATCATTGTGTACCGTATTGTCCTGGGCTCCAAGGTTTTTGGAGAAGCCGACGGAATCACCAATGTCCCCGGATTTCCTCTGGCTCCGGGAATCCAGGTCAGCGGTGATTTTACATCCCGGATCAGCAATTATTATGTGGCCTGGATACTTGTTGTCCTGGCCATGCTTCTTCTCATCAATCTGATCAATTCACGGGTAGGCCGGGCCTTGCGGTCCCTTCACGGGAGTGAAGAGGCCGCCGATGCCATGGGGGTCGATACATCCCGGTATAAAGTCATTGTGTTTGTCATCGGAGCCGTCTTGGCCGGGGTAGCCGGCTTTTTTATGACCCATTACAACGGTGGTATCGGACCTTCTGAGGCGAGTGTGACCAAGTCGGTCCGTTATGTGGCCATCGTGGCCGTGGGGGGGATGGCCAATCTCTGGGGAGCCCTGATCATGGGGTTTCTCCTGAATTTCCTCTCCCTGAGGGGTGTCTTCGGTCATCTGGATGACGCCGTATTTGGTGTGACCCTTGTGCTGATCATGATGTTTATGCCCGAAGGTTTTATCCGCATGTCACTCCTCAGTGATATAAAATCTTTTTTTCTCAGGATATCAGCCAGGGAAAAATCCAAAACAGGAGGGGCTGATGAGTCTTAATCCTGATGCAGCCCCTCTGATGCGCATACAGAACCTTGATAAGTCCTTCGGCGGTCTGCATGCAGTGGATACAGTTTCCTTTGATGTGAATCCCGGGATTATCAAGTCTGTCATCGGCCCTAACGGCGCCGGAAAGACCACCTTGTTTAATATGATTGCCGGACAGCTGACTCCCTCCGGAGGCCGTGTTCTCTTTGATGAAAAGGCATTAACCGGGATGAGGCCCTTTCAGGTGGCTCATCAGGGAATCATGCGGACCTTTCAGAATCTTAAGATCAGCAGCCATCTCTCGGTCATGGATAATGTGCTTCTGGGGTATCACCGCAAGGGGCGTGCCGGGTTTTTATCGGGTATGCTGTCCCTCAAAAGGAGCCGGCAAGAGGAGAAAGAGGCCGTCCAGGCCATTCTGCCCCTCCTGGAGTGGCTCGGTATTCTGGACTTGAAAGATACAGAAGTGGGGAATCTCTCCTTCGGGAATCAGAGATCTGTGGAACTGG from Oceanispirochaeta sp. encodes the following:
- a CDS encoding branched-chain amino acid ABC transporter permease, with amino-acid sequence MKRYTSVLILCIFIILVQVFTQVLGQAFLLTQMTMSAYYVLVAIGLCMVMGYAGQISLGQAGFFAIGGYTTASLSTIDFTPFGGTLFYKILDSLGLLISMETLYGETVLYLSPWISLAAAILISALAAYILGVPVLHLKGHYRAMATMGFGIIVYRIVLGSKVFGEADGITNVPGFPLAPGIQVSGDFTSRISNYYVAWILVVLAMLLLINLINSRVGRALRSLHGSEEAADAMGVDTSRYKVIVFVIGAVLAGVAGFFMTHYNGGIGPSEASVTKSVRYVAIVAVGGMANLWGALIMGFLLNFLSLRGVFGHLDDAVFGVTLVLIMMFMPEGFIRMSLLSDIKSFFLRISAREKSKTGGADES
- a CDS encoding ABC transporter ATP-binding protein, with amino-acid sequence MSLNPDAAPLMRIQNLDKSFGGLHAVDTVSFDVNPGIIKSVIGPNGAGKTTLFNMIAGQLTPSGGRVLFDEKALTGMRPFQVAHQGIMRTFQNLKISSHLSVMDNVLLGYHRKGRAGFLSGMLSLKRSRQEEKEAVQAILPLLEWLGILDLKDTEVGNLSFGNQRSVELARALVSEPAMLLLDEPAAGLNMHETEDLAQRLQVIRDQGKTILIVEHDMSLVMDISDEIVVLNFGQKIAEGTPVDIQKNEEVIRIYLGGDDA